Genomic segment of Syngnathus acus chromosome 10, fSynAcu1.2, whole genome shotgun sequence:
ACCTTGCCTGTAACCtaatctctctttttttttttaaataaacaatgaaaCACTGGATTAGCTTGCAGATCACGAGTCCGTTATGAGTCTTGCTACAAACCAAAGGCTATCGGATGCGCACAAAAGAGCAGGCAGCTCAATCTAGCGTGTTCATCGCTAATTAACCCAGATTAATTGAGCCTCATATTTTACCAAGCAAAAGGCCATTTGTGTACCGGGGGGGGCTTTAGAGCCCCCTGAAGCTGCTGATCCAAGCGCTTACTGAACAGCCAATCTTGTTGCTGCAAGCATGTTACTCATTGCGTTCAGTGGATTTCACCCACTCAATCACCcacaaaaactacaaatgCAAGTTTGCAGCAACCACTTTGTTTCCAGTACACAAGGACATTAAATGTAGCAACCTTTTTGACACAATAATGTATGCAAAATAtccaaaatgaagaaatattttatttttagagaaatataaataaaaaaatatcagaGATACAAGGATAACAATATCTCACAGTATTATAGCATCTCTAATGTATTAAGGCCACCGTATGGTGTAATAGTGATattctatattaaaataaaaaaaataataatttcgaCACAGTATGGAAAAGCCACTAATGTTAACCTGTAAAAACAGTAAGGCTATAACAAACACATCTTTCTAGAATTGATTATCTTATCAATTATTATGGATTCATTATGAATAGACAAACACTTGGCTCGTAACGGCTGAAGCCAGAGGGCAGCCATTTTATGTTGCCAGagacagagcgagagagagagagagagagagagagagagagagagagagagagagagagagagagagagagagagagagagagagcgaacaCTTGATCTAGCGTCTTAACAATCTTATCATCCACGACTGAGTCCACAGGGCACGTTTACCCCCTATGGGGAGGTAAACCTCAGCTCACTAAACTCACAAGTCAGCTGGCCCATCTAATTGGAGCCACTTGAGTGGAGCAATCATGGGTCAGTTTGCACACCATTGCCCTTCCTACTGCCaggcatacaaacacacacatacacacaaacacacattcagtggccaaccagcacccatGTTGGACTCAAAACTATTTACCAGCTAATTAGTCTCCCCCCTCACTGACTCCACTATGAAGTCATtaggaaaatgagaaattaaATCAGTCAGTGGTTGATTGCAGTCTATACTGCATTTGACACATGGTGCCCCCAAGATGAAATGGTAGAGTCCAGTCCATCCACAGTATTCCTACTGTCCTCTATGAAGTAACTTGTGAACTAacagaaacagaaaaatacagcaactctttttttccatcatttgtTTGGCACATGGTGAAAGTGTTGCACTGCCCCAGGATTAGAAATGGTAGAAACTTGAAACCTTTACAATGACATCCTTCATGCATCAatcaatattttcaaacaaacGTACCAAGAACCAAACAGAAAAAGAAGCAGTTAACATTTATTCCACCCCGATCGTTCCTGTTCATGTATAACCCCGCCTACCCAATACACACTCTTAActgtaaagtaaaaaatatagTAATGATAATGCACATACCAGTTGACCATAGAATCTCTCTGCCTGGTCCTCGGTTATATTCACCAAAATCATAATGCACTCCGCGCCTCAACTTAGACCTGGTTTCACCAAGTCTAGTCTACTTTCCATCACCAAATTGCCAGGTGagtcatgttaaaaaaaaacatcctctgTCCACCGGAACGCTCAGAAAGGCCTGCCAAAATTCCTAAACTAaagtggcacacaaacaaagtgctgCACTCATCTGGGGCATGCCGGCGCTTGATGCAGCCTCTCCCCCGATGCACTTGCTAATTTGATGACAGAAAGTTGTCGGTGTTTGGCCTAAAAGCGGGTCATTTTCCTGCAGGGGCAATGGTTTAGTTCTatgtgtttgtcattttggtAGACATGCTATACACCTCACTGGGCGTTTCTGCCTTGCCCACCTACGCATTTGCTAATTtgctgaaaaaaaagcagactgaAATCTAGACTGAAAAAAAGCAGGTCTACGTAGGTGGTCAAACGTGATTTTGGTGTATTTGAACGGGTCTCAGTTGTAAGTATGAGGTAAGTGAGCTCCGCGAGTGGTGGTCAAGTGCTTTTGTATCTCCAATGTCAAGCACAGTGGACTCGGGTTTGCGCTTTGACCTCCCTGATTTGGATGAAAATGAGGGACACAGTGCGGATTGGCTGCGGAAAGTCTACTTCCATCCCACAACGGCACACAAACACCCCCGTTACGCCCAATTCTACCAATGCAACGTCTACCAAAAGCAAATCAGAAAAGTCTACCCATGCGCACAGTTAGACTGCGCTCTGCGCTAGACATGCGCCTGGAATGAAAATAGGGCGGGCCCTCAATGTCAAATCTGCCCACCCAACACTGCTATGAATGAAAATCAGTCACTCAAGTGGACAGCTGTTCAAAAGCTCTTTTCATCTTAATGCACAGGTGTTGATGTCAGTGTTGCGCATGAGTCACTAAAGAAAACTCATGTTTAAAATCTGCCTCGAAGAGAGACAAAGGGCCAGAAAGCTCTCCTAAGCGATGTTAGCGGTTGATTCTGTGACTGCCACTTTTATGTTGCTTCGCTTCACAAGAAAAGACAGCAGTTGTAAACATTTCCTTGGGTCTTCTTTCTGCTGGCAGTTAAGCTCACATATCCCCCAACACCACCCTCCGCCCCCAGACAGCCGCAAGGATTTCTCCCGCTTGGCCCCCATGTAGTTTGAGGATTTAGATAACAACTTGGCCTCTGTGCAATCAACCAATATAAAGCCACTTGTGAAATTGGCCCACGTCTATCTCCTCCGGaaagtttttttctccccttccGACTGTGTTTGATGTGCTCCCACGGCACTGATCGTGGCAAATAATGCGATTCCTCCTTCACAcagtttttaaaagaaaaaaaatgtctcccgCACTTTTATGGCGGGCTGGGAAGAGACGCTGGCGTTTTCTCTACCGGGCAATTATCGACAACCCCTTTTTAAGGGGGAGAAAGAGAGGAATCAAAGCCTCGCATTTGGATGTTTTGACTCAAAAGATGAGAGTTTCCAGAGGAAGAGCATGAAAGGCGGAGGGAAGTAAACTCTACCGTTGGCCAGATAAGGCATACGAGCTACAAGGCTGAGTGAGGAGACAGAGGTATAGTGAATCAAACATGATGTGTGATATTGCGACGAAAAATTGTCATTCTTTGTGCGGCGCTCTTAAGACATCATCATTGCAAAGCACTGCTACGAATTGACAAATTGTCACTACTGAAATGAAAACTAGTTTGTTGCACactatatatacgtatatatatatatatatatatatatatatatatatatatatatatatatatagtgtgtGCAACATACTATTTttcatatacgtatatatgtgtatatatgtatgtatatacataataaaatgcaattgatCTTAATGGAAATTCTAAAACGATCAAGGCAATGGCAAAGAAAATTACATTATCTAGTCCAAGGGTCAGAACCATAATCCTCAAAGAAGGCATTccgcaagagaaaaaaaaataaaaatcttgaCATTTCAAGTGAAACGAATACCAACAAAAACCATAGTGAGTTGCATTTATTGAATCAGTCAACTGCTCAAGGGAACATGAAATTTGATTTCTTCAtatcccaaaacattttgaactcTGACACGAGatggacagcaacaacagatGGGTGAAACAGTCACACTTGAGAGCCGCAGGTAGTTGATCCCTGATCCAATATCAAGCTCtgtaaaatgttgctttttatgTAGACTTGTTCCTTCATTTTTATGCGTGTGATTGTTGGGCATTATTCTGGGTATGTGTGAATTTTATCTCATCAGGTGGGTGGTATGATGATAAATGATGTAGACAGGCATACACGTCCACCACTGAGATGTTGTGTCATCCTGGCCACCACACTGAAAACTTTCTGGCTACGCCCATGTGTTAGTAACACGTTACAGCCATTGGCAGTCGCTGAGTGTTCGTGATTGTTATGGGTCAGATGCATTCAGCACTGTCAGCAAAAATCAGCTGTCACCGGGCTATCTGGCACTTAACTGGATCAAAATGATCTTTCACCTTCATGGGGCACTCTGGGgggcataaaagaaaaagtgtctAAGTCCATGGGAAAATGGAGGATGGGCACAGGACCAGATTTGACAGGGAATGCTGACTTTTTAGGGTTGCGTAAATGGTAGATACATAGATAGTAAGACTGGAGTCTTTTCTGATTTATGCTCACGGGAAGCctataataaatgaataaagccTTGCTTCGCTGGCACGAAtgagacaaagaagaagaatgggCGATTGATGCATTAATTTCCCGGTGTAACGACAATAACGGGCAGTGGCGAGGCGCACTTGTTAAATcctaatttcattttaatgaggCTTACATCTGGTAATGATGCCGCCCGGAAGGGAGAGATGTTATTAACTCGCAGGTTAGTCGGCCCGCGTGCAATTAGCCCACCTTCTTCGAAAAAGAGCGTCGGCTGGCTATCAAACAGGATGCTAATGAGCGGGAAGAGCAACGTGAGCCATCTCGTCGCTACAGGAAACCTAAATTAGTTCAGCGATGTCCTCTAACACTTGTTTGGAATGAACAGAAGATGGTCAACATATGCAGTCAGCCTTCAGTATTCACAGGGCTTAGGGACCAAGCACTGACGCAAATAGCAaaactctttattttttttacgtgatTAATATATACAATTGTTCCAGCACGCCCGCtacccccatggggacaagcggaatagaaaatggatggatggatcgatTGTTCAAAACGTCTGGAGTTACCTAGACCTTTCCTGTTTTCCATAAAAACACGCTGttgtgtaatgtttttttaggaACAAATGGTGCTCTGAGTTGTTTAACatgtcaaaatgtaaacaccaTGAAGTAAAAGCTGAACTTTTGTCTCATGTTCATCTCTTGATGTGATTCTCAAATGTCTTCAGTACACAACATAAACTAAGGAATTGACCCTGTCGATCCAAATCTTGCCAGGGATTTAGGGACCAAGCTCCAGCACTAAAAGTAAAACTTTGCAAGTGGTCCATGACTTGCAAAGTTCTATTTGTCTAGTCACTAGACAAATAGTTTTAGTTGTGTCCTACAAATTATTCACGAGTAGgaccagtgtgtgtttgtggtactttcatttcttttctagAATGTTCTTCTAGTTTAGTTGTTGCTTATTTCACTTTGATCATTACTGGTGTTCAATGAATACTGCCGTGGCTGCCATTCCAAAGTGAGCGCTTTTGTCTTAGTCGTGGAAAATGATTTGTTGCAACTTTTATAATAATAGCTGCTTTTAGAGTGCggaagtgtacctaataaggTGCCCAGTGAGAAAGAGAGTGCATATAAATTTGCTCTATCCTACATAACATCACTACATAAATGATTGTCTTGGAAGAATGTGTTTAGTTTATGCAAGGGTTTTAAAACAAGGTTAGTAAGTATTAGGTTAGGTTCAGTTCAGTTCGCATTTATTGTTGTTGATTGGCAGTAAACAAAtcacacaaatacatacaatcacacacacacacacacatacgtgtttacagatagacagacacacacacagacacatctACTAATTTCCAGATGGCGAGTATATTATGAAACTAATGCTTACGGTAATATAAAGCGGACTGTGCCGTCTCTCAAGAGTGATTAGTACCTTCATTAAGCACAAGCATTACAATTTGACCACTTCGAATTACGAGAGAACAAAGACTATAATCACAAACCAATATCTGTGAAGTTGTTTGAAGAGATTATGCTAAGAAACCATTTAAGTCTCAGATTCGTAGAGCGCTAAATCATGCGCCTCAGCTGCCCATACCCTTGTCTCTGAATGCAAGTGGTACAGTCCAGTCTGTCAAAGAATTGCATCAGCTTTTATATGAAGCAAGAAGTAGCGTCTCAATTTttacccccccctccaaaaaaaaaactgtttcacTTAGCAAAATGGTAGATATATGTTGACACttaaaaagtctcaagaaTCCATGCTCTCAAAAAGACAAGGggtctgccattttgttttttttagtttatttcaaacattttcaaagagTTAGACATCTATTGCTGttaataaattgaaaaattgtACTTCTTTTTGGAGTAATGTGTAACTTGTAAGCGTGTCAGTCTGAATTCCAACTGtccttgtctttttctttgctttcggAAGTCAAGGTTAGGCTTTCAAATGGGTATCAAGGCTGCATTCTTCAAATACTCATAAATGCTTTAaacagggttagggtttcaagatAGGGttacaatttgaaattagGATTTCAATCCATGATTAGGGTTTGAAAGTAGATTTTTAACATGGGTACGGTTTCAAATAAGGGTTTTGAAATTTAATACCAAGGTTAAACTTTCACATTTAGATTCCAAAGATTTTGCGGTTCATTTCTGAAATGGGGTTTCAAATGACGGTTTCAAGAATAGCTAAGGCAacggtttcaaagtagggtttgaAGCCTGCATTGGGGTTTTAAACTCATGTTCGCTTTCTGCTCATATCATCAGCCACAAAGCATTTTACGATCAGTTTTGTTTCAGAGCTCGTCAAGTTGCTTTGCTTTATTAAGTGAGAAGTTTTCCATCTTAGACGTCGGAAATAAATGTGGCGGAAAAAGCGTCTGAAGTTTTAAAGAGCCTCTTGCGCGTTTGGCTGCGCTTTTACAAGTCAGCAGTGATGGCGAGCTGGCCATATGGAGCTCTGCTAACTACGGCAATAAAAACTATGTGGTAAGCAGCTCAGACACATTACAGATTTAATTCAAATAATCTCACATAAATGGAAAATActgaattttaattttcagCATATTCTGCAGACAAGCAAAGGATTTCAAGATGTGGGTTAGGATTTCAAGCAAAGGCCAGGGCTTCTAGTCAGATATGGTTTTAAATGGGGGTTTGAAACCCTTTACAAGCCTGAGTCATGAATTAAAATTTGtgatagtgttttttttaagtcattttcaacattttttgacaATAGTGTTGTATGTGCCCTCACTAGTCTAGAAAcagcattctgattaatattgtatttttggaatatgagttaaCCAGCAAAATTCACTCAATGGGGCCATTCTGCCACTTGCTTTTGGAATCAGTTGCCAAGTCTccaacaaccaatcacggctcagggtcagaaaactggtgagaAAACTGGTTTTGACCTGAGAGCCGACAACTGTTTCAAGCTTGCgtcagggtttcaaagttGGTTTTAAACCCAGTCCTGGTATTCACAAATAGGACTTCGGGATAGTGTTCTGTCTTCAAGACAATGGTCGGATGTCAAAGTAGAGTTTCTAGCCAGTGTTAGGGTTTCATTAATGATACAGTGTCAAAAGGTTTAAGACCAGgtttatgttttcaaattAGTGTCAGTGTTTCAAACAAAGATTTAAAGCCTATGTTTGGATTTAAATTTAGGTTTCAAACTTCGGTTGGGGTTTCAAGTCAGGGTTTTGGTTTCAAAGCAGGGCTCCAATCCAGGCCCGGGGTTCAAAATCAAGGCTTCAAAATGAGGATAGTGTTTCAAATTAGTGTTAGTGTTTCAGGCAAAGTTTGCAATTGAGTGATAAGATGTGAAAGTATGGTTTTAAGATAGGGTAAGGTTTTAAGTCAGTGTTTCAAATTAGCGTTGAAAGCTTTGGTAAGGATTTGGTGTTGAGGCTTCAATCCAAGGTCAGGATTTTACGTCAAGGTCTAGGTtttaattagggtttcaagccagtgctctgtttttttttaaatttatttatttatttaaccttTATTTACCCAGGCAAACAATTAAGAACAAGTTCTTATTTACAACTGCGGTTTCTTCTTGTTagcaaatgtttgaaatgtaaTATCAACACACTTTAGTTGTAAATGGCACcttattgttgtgtttttttgtgtgcaattcCATGTTGTGTTCTTCTTTTATGAGCGTGGTTGTCCGGCATAGCAGCGGCCCCCTTGGGGAGGAAAAATGGAGATGATTCTCCACTCACTGTTTCATTTCAGAACTGCCCGTGACACGGCAAATTAAGTAGGGATGCACTCCGCCATCTTTGCAACCTGTCAGCAGCTCTGCTCTGTTTGCGGCGAGCAAGTGTCCGAGTAAATGTGAAGattttttaatgatgttttttaatgccaagaagaagaatgttAAATGTGTGGGCCAAGTAATTTacatcttgtttattttcacttgacGCAGATTGGAGTGGGTCAAGCGCTTATTACCAAATGGCCTTTTAATCCGTTTGGCTATGTAAGAGTGTTTAGCAACCTGAGTGGAAAATCACCAtgcaaaaatgctaaatgtttattttgctgttgCTAAACTCTTAGTCAACTTGAATGTGTGAGGGGTTGAGTAGTATTAGGCTTtacagatttgtttttgtcgctATCATGTCTGTTGACAAATAAGAGCCAATGCTTCAAGAGTCGGTAGAGTTTGCAAGTCAAGTTTCAAGTCAGGATAAAGGTTCAAAATAGACATTGAAGACAGTCAGCGTTTCAAGTTTGAGTTAATGTTTTAAGATGGTGTTCAAATTATGGTTTTCAGTCAGGCCGAGGGTTTCAAGTTTGGGTTAGTTTTGAGACAAGGTTGGGCTCTCAGATTGCGTTTTTTCTGCAGTGTTACAGTTGCTAATTAGTAGGGTTAGGCTTTCAAGCAAGgtattgttttcaaattagAGTTTGAAGTCACGGTTAGGATTTCAAATAAGGCTTCAAGGACGCAGTTAAGCTTTCAAAGTTGGGTTTCAACTCAGTATTTGGGCTTCAAGTAATATTTAGGGTTTTATTTGAAACCTTGGGTCTTAAGCCCTGGTTCCGGTTTTAAATAGGTGTTTCCATCCAATTAGGGGTTCAAGAAAGGTTTGGCTTTCAAATTGGGAGGTCAAGActattagggtttcaaataaGACTCTTAAGACAGGAGTGAGGTGTGATGTGTGACAAGGTTTTaaattaaggtttcaaacCAGGACTAGGTTTCATTTCAGGTTTAGTATTACAGGTATAGTTTTTCAAAGCCAAGCATaaatcaaagaaaaagcaaaaatggtAAAATGGTTTCATGTGactgacatttttcatttagATCGtagcttttctttccttttcccTTGTgtactttttcaaaatgtgttttactgATTTGTCACGTTtgtgtttatcttttttttttttatctttgacTGTCATcctaaaattgtattttgaaatttggagGTAGGTTCATCTAAAAgcgctgtttttatttttaagcttTTATGAACCCGTCAAGAGACAATCTGTGTGTGCAAGCATCACACATTGTTCTTCACTGCACTGAATTATTAACGTAGAGACTAATTATAGGCCCTTGCCACTGTGGCAACCGAGCCtgcagagcaaaacaaaaaaaaggggaaaagaaaCAGTCGGAGCATTATTGGCCACTGTTATTGTGCCCAGTGTGACACCTCAACTGCCACTTTGATTTTCCTTCTTTTGGCCTATAATCAAGCATTTGATTAAGCAccaatccattttctacaaagacaaataaactCTCCACTAACTAATTCTCATGTAAACCTAATAAAggataaaatgaaatgtttttatctagttttctttctttgattATGCAGTATGTGTCTGACACTATTGAAAACGACAATCAGCCAGTACCACCTACAGAGAGTTtgaattgttgatgttttgACTCAAAACGCATTAAACATTTAGCAGAGTCAGAGAGATCTTGCTAAATCTGGCCAAAAGGTCTTTTTTTCCTAACTAAACATTATCTTCCATGAAAATGAGTCTTTCTCACAGTGTGTTTTTGCCAATAAGTCATTTCTCCAGTTGGCGATTATGCATAAACGCTCGCCTCATAACGCTTAAGTTCACCAGCTGTTTCTCGCCTGAGGGCTGTAAATGTAACTTAACATCTTGAGTtcgtttaaaaaacaaaaaaaaacgttaccTTCCAAAACCTGGCAGCGTGAGCATctcttttttgttattataCAGAATTAACACTGCAACATTCATGGTGACTGTCCACATATTCTGCCATGAAATTGTTAATCCTTGTTAGCATGCCTAGCAATTCCATTCCTTGTCATAAATCACACATTTTCTCATGGTACAGCCATattccaaaatgaatgaaacagTGAAATAAGTGAAAAAAGTCTTTATGGGATTTGTAGCCGTTTTTATTTAAACTAATTAAAACCACACTAAGAAATTGTATTCATTAGGTCCAAGCATATTTTCATGATACTTTTGCAGGCATAGCATTTTCTTGTTAAATGCACATATAATGTAAATGTCGTTAAAATAATAGAAATTAAGATGTCattcttttgtcatttattttgtattactCCAATAATCTATATTGCACTGCGTTCAGACCATACACTATCCCATATTTTTTTCCGGTTTAAACCAATGCATTTAATATCTCGATATATTGTCTGGATCTGATTTGATCCTTTGAGGCACTTACTGTGTTTCTGTTGTCTTGGTCTTGTTTTTCAGAGCCATGACAGAATGGTGGACTGCTTGAGCAAAGTCATGCTGCACACGGTCATCTCATGCTGGCAGCCAGTCCTGGGACTGGCCCTGCTGGCCGTCTTTGTGGGCTCCTCCCTGGGCTGCCCCTCCCGCTGCGagtgctcagcgcagactaaGGCTGTGGTGTGCCACCGCAAGCGCATGCCCACCATCCCTGATGGCATTCCAGGTGAGACCAGGATCCTTGACCTGAGTAAGAACAAGCTGACCATGATCAACCCGGACGATTTTGCCGCCTTCCCAAGTCTGGAGGAACTCGACCTGAGCGGGAATATAATCAGCTACGTAGAACCGGGTGCCTTCAATGCTCTATTCGTCATGCACTCGCTCAGCCTGAAGAGCAATCGGATCAAGCTTATCCCTTTGGGCGTCTTCTCGGGCCTGGCCAACCTTACCCGGCTGGACGTGAGCGACAATAAGATTGTCATACTCCTGGACTATATGTTCCAGGACTTGCACAATCTCAAGTTTTTGGAGGTGGGCGACAACGACCTGGTTTACATCTCGCACCGTGCATTCAGTGGACTTTTGAGTTTGGAGACACTGGCCCTGGAGCGGTGCAACCTCACCGTGGTGCCCTCCGAGGCTCTCTCGCACCTACACAACCTGGTCAGCCTGCACCTGCGATACCTCAGCATCAGCACTTTGCATCCATATTCCTTCAAAAAGCTGTTCCGGCTGCGCCACTTGGAGATTGACAGCTGGCCGTCGCTGGACCACATCCCGGCAAACACCCTGCATGGCCTCAACCTCACCACCCTGTCTGTCACCAACACCAACCTGTCGTCCTTTCCCTACCAGGCCTTAAAGCACCTGCCCTACCTGACGCACCTCAACCTGTCCTACAACCGCATCCGGCACATCGAAGGGGGAATGTTGATGGACCTGGTTCGCCTTAGGGAGTTTCACCTGGTGGGCGCTCAGCTCACCGCCATCGAACCATACGCCTTCCAAGGCCTGCGGGGACTGAAGGTGCTCAACGTTTCGCACAACCGGCTGGACACACTGGAGAAGGGCGTGTTCCAATCCCCGGAAGCTTTGGAGGTCCTCCTTATTGACAACAACCCGCTAGTATGCGACTGCCGCCTCATGTGGATCTTACAGAAAAGGCACACCATATTATTCGGAGATTCCCAGCCGGAATGTAACACGCCCGAGGGGATCCGAGGCAGGCCTTTTCAGGAGTTTAAGGAAAGCTTGCTGTCTTACTACGTGACCTGCACCAAGCCAAAAATTCGTGAGAACAAGACGCAAACGGTGACAGTGGATGAGGGCCAGCACGTTTTGCTGCACTGCAGTGCTGAGGGGACGCCAAGGCCCACTGTGTCCTGGGTTTCCCCGCGGCGGCGCATCCTGACAGCCAGGAGCCACGGCAGGGTAATGGTGCACAACAACGGAACCCTGGAGATCAAGTCGGCTGAaattcaagatggcggcgtcTACCTCTGCCTCGCCTCCAACACGGCTGGGAATGACACACTGATGACATCACTGGCCGTCAAGAGTCTGGGCTC
This window contains:
- the lingo2 gene encoding leucine-rich repeat and immunoglobulin-like domain-containing nogo receptor-interacting protein 2, with product MVDCLSKVMLHTVISCWQPVLGLALLAVFVGSSLGCPSRCECSAQTKAVVCHRKRMPTIPDGIPGETRILDLSKNKLTMINPDDFAAFPSLEELDLSGNIISYVEPGAFNALFVMHSLSLKSNRIKLIPLGVFSGLANLTRLDVSDNKIVILLDYMFQDLHNLKFLEVGDNDLVYISHRAFSGLLSLETLALERCNLTVVPSEALSHLHNLVSLHLRYLSISTLHPYSFKKLFRLRHLEIDSWPSLDHIPANTLHGLNLTTLSVTNTNLSSFPYQALKHLPYLTHLNLSYNRIRHIEGGMLMDLVRLREFHLVGAQLTAIEPYAFQGLRGLKVLNVSHNRLDTLEKGVFQSPEALEVLLIDNNPLVCDCRLMWILQKRHTILFGDSQPECNTPEGIRGRPFQEFKESLLSYYVTCTKPKIRENKTQTVTVDEGQHVLLHCSAEGTPRPTVSWVSPRRRILTARSHGRVMVHNNGTLEIKSAEIQDGGVYLCLASNTAGNDTLMTSLAVKSLGSLYANRTQHYTDPSNTTANGTASVTLGLDLKTILVSTAMGCFTFLGMVLFCFLLLFVWSRGKGKHKNNIDVEYVPRSKSNGTNVDSADIQAGPHRFNMKMM